From one Candidatus Margulisiibacteriota bacterium genomic stretch:
- a CDS encoding 6-bladed beta-propeller has translation MADKRFFQFKVGLIFLFIFLGVSYAQEIKLSPVLTIGKDGSKEQEIIGNIADLALSSNYIYILDDKITRIQKYTKTGDYVASIGKRGQGPGELDNDLRSIATDEKGHIIVGGTRKIYIFAESGQYINSFPVDFQMNHLDVDKDGNILAVGLKKDRIIQVYDQQGNYISSFGEPFEVASKFSKYKNFPVAKLPFRVYCTASGRVCFINPYKFEIYVYKDGRLEKKIERPSDYFRPSQLIEFARGFAIMSMDYAIFERGDLLYVSLFDGEKGKSQLILIRDSKPLTKLELDHFPVAMDEDGYLYSVVRSDAPYVAKYLVKLSSTGLD, from the coding sequence ATGGCTGATAAAAGGTTCTTCCAATTTAAGGTTGGTCTGATTTTTTTATTTATTTTCCTCGGCGTCTCTTATGCTCAAGAAATTAAACTCTCGCCTGTGCTGACTATCGGTAAAGACGGTTCAAAGGAACAGGAAATAATCGGGAACATAGCTGATCTGGCTCTTAGTTCCAACTATATTTATATTTTAGACGATAAAATCACACGTATTCAAAAATACACTAAGACTGGTGACTATGTGGCGAGCATCGGGAAAAGAGGTCAAGGGCCAGGGGAATTGGACAATGATCTCCGATCCATCGCCACCGATGAAAAAGGTCATATCATTGTTGGCGGGACAAGAAAAATTTACATCTTTGCTGAAAGCGGGCAATATATTAACTCATTTCCGGTCGATTTCCAGATGAATCATCTAGATGTGGATAAAGATGGTAACATTCTGGCCGTGGGCTTAAAAAAAGACAGGATAATTCAGGTCTATGATCAGCAGGGAAACTATATTTCTTCTTTCGGCGAGCCTTTTGAGGTAGCTTCCAAATTCAGTAAATATAAGAATTTCCCTGTCGCTAAATTGCCATTCAGGGTCTATTGCACGGCCAGTGGCCGGGTTTGTTTTATTAATCCTTATAAGTTTGAGATCTACGTTTATAAAGATGGCCGGTTAGAAAAAAAGATCGAGCGTCCTTCTGATTATTTCAGGCCTTCTCAGTTGATTGAATTTGCGCGTGGATTTGCCATTATGTCAATGGATTATGCTATTTTCGAGCGCGGGGATTTATTATATGTATCTCTCTTTGACGGGGAAAAAGGAAAATCGCAATTAATACTTATCAGGGACAGTAAGCCCTTGACCAAACTTGAATTAGACCATTTCCCGGTGGCGATGGACGAAGATGGCTATTTATACTCAGTTGTCAGGTCCGATGCGCCTTATGTAGCTAAATATCTGGTTAAATTATCTTCCACTGGTCTTGATTAG